Proteins found in one Paenibacillus sp. FSL R10-2782 genomic segment:
- a CDS encoding spore coat protein, which yields MFSQNNTSFMPEEDLLYTILADMKRTVGEYTTATTESNCPSVRQLFTDLTSDTLRLQGDLYRLMSQNNMYSTTTKALRTDLDKQIQEARKTQQECQQFIQQKSSSAGVYSQPMHQQGQPSHQNNPYYM from the coding sequence ATGTTTTCACAGAACAATACGTCATTTATGCCCGAAGAAGATTTGCTCTATACCATTCTTGCCGATATGAAACGTACGGTGGGAGAATATACAACGGCAACAACTGAATCCAATTGTCCGTCTGTGCGCCAGCTTTTCACCGACCTTACGAGCGATACACTGCGTCTGCAAGGTGATTTGTACCGTTTGATGAGTCAGAACAACATGTACTCCACCACGACCAAAGCGTTGCGCACCGATTTGGACAAACAGATTCAGGAAGCCCGAAAAACCCAACAGGAATGCCAGCAGTTCATTCAGCAAAAATCGTCCTCCGCGGGAGTGTATAGCCAGCCTATGCATCAACAGGGCCAGCCTTCTCACCAAAACAACCCTTACTATATGTAA
- a CDS encoding Lrp/AsnC family transcriptional regulator codes for MTELNDLKLKVLELLKEDARRTPTLLATLLGVAEQDVCTAIKELEDQHVIVKYAAVVNWDKVDDEKVTALIEVQITPERGRGFEGIAERIYLYPQVKSVYLMSGAYDLLVEVEGRNLREVANFVSEKLSPIDSVLSTKTNFTLKKYKQDGIIFEDHQEDNRLMISP; via the coding sequence ATGACTGAACTGAATGACTTGAAATTAAAAGTGCTGGAATTGTTAAAAGAAGATGCAAGAAGGACACCGACTCTGCTTGCTACCTTGCTGGGAGTTGCCGAGCAGGATGTATGTACTGCGATTAAAGAGCTTGAAGACCAACATGTAATCGTCAAATATGCCGCTGTGGTCAATTGGGATAAAGTTGACGACGAAAAGGTTACTGCTCTAATTGAGGTGCAAATTACACCGGAACGGGGAAGAGGATTTGAAGGCATCGCTGAACGGATTTATTTGTATCCACAAGTTAAATCGGTATATCTCATGTCCGGTGCATACGACTTGTTAGTGGAAGTAGAAGGACGTAATCTTCGCGAGGTAGCGAACTTTGTGTCGGAAAAGCTGTCGCCTATTGATTCGGTCCTGTCCACCAAGACCAATTTTACGCTCAAAAAATACAAACAGGACGGAATTATCTTCGAAGATCATCAGGAAGATAATCGTCTGATGATTTCGCCGTAA